In Palaemon carinicauda isolate YSFRI2023 chromosome 41, ASM3689809v2, whole genome shotgun sequence, the following are encoded in one genomic region:
- the LOC137632301 gene encoding uncharacterized protein has protein sequence MARLNEMLKVAAVLLLFLIQAGLVSATPLPSQEEDLDSDREGKGFLGFSFFAPPARVEPHQCIATNGLLTIGTCFNKQSCTDIGGVDSGTCSTGGVCCVLPSVCGSVVARNRTWFVNKDFPEKSRDSGDCSITIKKEFPRIKQARLDFHSFQLANPRRGRCLDDVFEVSAMTNVHGRQEKVEITPKLCGDNTGQHVYVDMEQGDAEVHVKLGSDAHSTNREWRVFITQLDETFAAPKDCLQYHTDSSNKVRSLNFDEDDDFKGDLNYDICFTKLQRTSDPAESCKRKVSNVEIDQSPSFRQLRKRNKKRRVARSPESRVLPLYSSPEQSLEDKEVREAISDVISQISRRVDSERVDDSSSKVTSHINKKELNDDELSQQDNIKVDTASKTNDNTLPMLYSAGNEAVISQIQQVVLQLQQEQLGLGGGTGGNFGFGGIVKSTDEESSPSSTRMEDDGSTTPLPSTEEITTSPQVNLTENPGILTSSDNSVGSDNRINSHTIEIESSVNSVSNIVNELLTNHITLTTETVYPLTDNLAVEGTVIESTLLPEGVMTDILVTESPNKETVDENSEQPKDEMSSHSESEDTSVTSSIVMTTERDLLTNGGLDYLESEAIHGVQENVALSRDTTTQGYEESGINSSPNKEALHASDDIFIGGSPSESKPGSPQAEILVLDPESVKVHGDLIIKDDENDNNQTPVEVTSKSTIGVTSITSEELQSTLKFTHEDITTASTVMVEGEQLMVEVEDNNPLDSEESNNKGPSTMLTNAISGDIVPALVDIETDDGDQKNGDIQWLILDGDSDNQVSEPEVSLPPDVIVSSDLGFGFNNEGTEKSPPPSTNEKNVEENFGDLSIDSDVMDSALNMNGNEDMINPESMSHSITSESPVSMASSSVPSSTTNIAMVSTSPTNSIITLSTTGNIASMVSASTKTTTSTSTTTSTTTTTTTTPTTTATTTTTSPTTTAATTTTSPTTTAATTTTSPTTTAATTTTSPTTTAATTTTTPTITTTTTTATPPTTTTKTTTATPPTTTTKTTTATPPTTTTKTTTATPTTAKTTTATPATPKTTTATPTTATTTTTTTPATTPKTTTTTTSTTTTTMPTTTVKTTTTTSPISAVSTVTTTTADQQEETFHDQTTVNNKDANVQDLTTSNSNAHIENEMEKTKDESEEISMVEGDHMLNEEVVDSSGDIEDSKTSGPIVDKISENVGIINSVPETPESESEDMADTVHDDVSSLITSSSFGIIQADTSETNKNTESEIDNDSMFDKEELEPAIMSHANEEAIIEIVSGTEVAEPENSSEPPAIDSIAQVNDKLSSDNQDTDKEKDKPEDGMPSLADDHSSENDNQANPTVLTEHPPINEAVLAISVDEKPVDQVDIAIEAAPTSVGDNSIENDIVNELDASIAESADSLLVSFPTDEEQCGGSFLKVRENVICGGLLRHEAIEEKDSEDDRFSDIERISVRSMEGATRSLKFQLQYETDCPEMKVETTTKAPVRKTVTLLQYLLGWYR, from the exons aTGGCGAGATTGAACGAAATGTTAAAAGTAGCGGCTGTGCTGCTTTTATTTTTGATCCAAGCAGGATTAGTATCGGCCACACCGTTACCTTCACAAGAAGAAGACCTAGACAGCGACAGGGAAGGAAAGGGTTTTC TTGGATTTTCCTTCTTTGCACCTCCTGCAAGAGTTGAGCCCCATCAGTGCATTGCAACGAACGGGCTGCTGACGATCGGCACGTGTTTCAACAAGCAGTCTTGTACCGACATTGGAGGCGTCGACTCCGGCACCTGTTCGACTGGTGGCGTTTGTTGCGTTC TCCCATCGGTATGCGGAAGCGTCGTAGCTCGTAACAGAACTTGGTTCGTCAACAAAGATTTCCCTGAAAAGTCTAGAGATTCAGGGGATTGCAGCATCACTATCAAAAAAGAATTTCCTCGC ATTAAACAAGCAAGGCTGGATTTCCACTCGTTCCAACTGGCTAATCCCCGGCGTGGACGTTGTCTGGACGATGTGTTCGAAGTTTCCGCAATGACAAACGTTCACGGAAGACAAGAGAAAGTAGAAATAACGCCAAAACTTTGCGGGGATAATACTGGTCAACATG TGTATGTGGACATGGAGCAAGGAGATGCTGAAGTTCACGTGAAGTTGGGGTCAGATGCTCATTCAACCAATAGGGAATGGCGTGTCTTCATAACCCAGCTTGACGAGACGTTTGCAG CACCGAAAGATTGCCTCCAATACCACACGGACTCTTCGAATAAAGTGAGATCTCTCAACTTTGACGAAGACGATGACTTTAAGGGTGACCTCAACTATGACATTTGCTTCACCAAACTACAGAG aacatcTGACCCTGCAGAATCATGTAAACGTAAGGTCTCTAATGTTGAGATTGACCAGTCCCCATCTTTCCGTCagctgaggaagagaaataagaaacgcCGTGTCGCTCGCAGCCCTGAAAGTCGAGTATTACCTTTGTATTCATCACCAGAGCAATCGTTGGAAGACAAGGAAGTGAGAGAGGCTATTTCAGATGTGATTAGTCAAATTTCTAGGAGAGTTGATAGTGAAAGAGTAGACGACTCTTCAAGCAAGGTGACCAgtcatattaataaaaaagaacTAAATGATGATGAGCTATCTCAGCAAGACAATATCAAAGTTGACACGGCTTCTAAGACCAATGACAACACCCTTCCCATGCTTTATTCGGCGGGTAATGAAGCAGTTATCAGTCAAATTCAACAGGTGGTCTTACAGCTACAGCAAGAACAACTAGGTTTGGGAGGAGGAACAGGAGGAAATTTTGGTTTTGGAGGAATTGTTAAAAGCACAGATGAGGAATCATCCCCGTCCAGTACTCGTATGGAAGATGATGGTTCAACAACACCACTTCCTTCCACCGAAGAAATTACAACTTCCCCACAAGTAAACTTAACAGAAAACCCAGGTATTTTAACATCAAGTGACAATAGTGTTGGCAGTGATAATAGGATTAATTCACATACTATTGAAATTGAAAGTTCAGTTAACAGTGTTTCCAATATTGTTAATGAACTATTGACAAACCATATTACCCTTACCACAGAAACAGTTTATCCACTAACCGATAATCTAGCTGTTGAAGGCACAGTGATTGAAAGTACTCTTTTGCCAGAAGGGGTAATGACAGACATCCTCGTAACAGAATCCCCAAATAAGGAAACGGTGGATGAAAACAGTGAACAACCCAAGGATGAAATGTCCTCACATAGTGAAAGTGAAGACACGTCTGTCACTAGTAGCATCGTTATGACAACAGAAAGGGATTTACTGACCAATGGTGGCTTAGATTATCTTGAGTCAGAAGCTATTCACGGTGTCCAGGAAAATGTTGCTTTGTCCAGAGACACAACTACACAAGGATACGAGGAAAGTGGCATTAATAGCTCCCCGAATAAGGAAGCACTTCATGCTTCTGATGATATATTCATAGGGGGTTCTCCCAGTGAATCAAAACCAGGAAGTCCCCAGGCTGAAATCCTGGTGTTAGATCCTGAGTCTGTGAAAGTGCATGGGGATCTCATCATCAAGGATGATGAAAATGACAACAACCAAACGCCAGTTGAAGTCACCAGTAAAAGTACTATTGGAGTGACAAGCATAACATCTGAAGAATTACAGAGTACTTTAAAATTTACCCATGAAGATATTACAACAGCATCAACAGTTATGGTGGAAGGGGAACAGCTGATGGTTGAGGTTGAAGATAACAATCCGCTGGATAGTGAGGAGAGTAATAATAAGGGCCCAAGCACAATGTTAACAAACGCCATTTCAGGGGATATCGTTCCTGCCCTGGTAGATATTGAAACTGATGACGGAGACCAGAAAAATGGTGACATTCAGTGGCTCATACTAGATGGTGATTCTGATAACCAAGTTAGTGAACCagaagtttccttaccacctgatGTGATAGTTTCTTCTGACCTAGGATTTGGATTTAACAATGAAGGCACAGAGAAGTCGCCACCTCCATCCACAAACGAAAAGAATGTGGAAGAAAACTTTGGAGATCTTTCTATAGATTCTGATGTGATGGATTCAGCACTTAATATGAATGGTAATGAAGATATGATAAATCCAGAGTCAATGTCACATTCTATTACTAGTGAAAGCCCAGTTTCTATGGCCTCATCTTCTGTACCTTCTAGTACCACTAACATTGCTATGGTTTCTACTTCCCCTACAAATAGTATTATTACTTTATCTACTACTGGTAATATTGCTTCTATGGTCAGTGCTTCCACTAAAACTACCACCTCCACTTCAACTACTACTTCAACTACAACTACCACCACAACCACTCCAACTACTACTGCCACAACAACTACCACCTCTCCAACTACTACTGCTGCAACTACTACCACCTCTCCAACTACTACTGCTGCAACTACTACCACCTCTCCAACTACTACTGCTGCAACTACTACCACCTCTCCAACTACTACTGCTGCAACTACTACCACCACTCCAACTATTACTACCACAACGACTACTGCAACCcctccaactactactactaaaacaacTACTGCAACCcctccaactactactactaaaacaacTACTGCAACCcctccaactactactactaaaacaacTACTGCCACTCCAACTACTGCTAAAACAACTACTGCCACTCCAGCTACTCCTAAAACAACTACTGCCACTCCAACTACTGCCACAACAACTACCACCACCACTCCAGCTACTACTCCCAAAACAACGACCACCACTACTTCAACTACTACTACAACCATGCCAACTACTACTGTCAAAACAACTACTACCACGTCTCCAATTTCTGCTGTTTCAACTGTAACAACTACTACTGCTGATCAGCAAGAAGAGACTTTCCATGACCAAACAACTGTAAATAATAAAGATGCTAACGTGCAAGACTTAACTACATCAAACAGCAATGCCCACattgaaaatgaaatggaaaaaacgAAAGATGAGTCGGAAGAAATTTCTATGGTTGAGGGAGACCATATGCTAAATGAAGAAGTAGTTGACAGTTCTGGTGATATAGAGGACAGCAAAACATCGGGACCAATAGTTGATAAAATATCTGAAAATGTAGGCATTATTAACTCTGTCCCTGAAACCCCTGAGTCCGAATCAGAAGATATGGCTGACACTGTTCATGACGATGTATCTAGTTTGATAACTAGTAGTTCTTTTGGCATTATTCAAGCTGATACATCAGAGACAAATAAGAATACTGAATCTGAAATTGATAATGATAGCATGTTTGACAAAGAGGAACTAGAACCCGCCATCATGTCACATGCGAATGAAGAAGCAATAATAGAAATTGTTTCTGGCACAGAAGTTGCTGAGCCGGAAAATAGTTCTGAACCTCCAGCAATAGACAGTATTGCACAAGTGAATGACAAACTTTCCTCAGATAATCAAGACACTGACAAAGAGAAGGATAAACCCGAAGATGGTATGCCTTCTTTAGCGGATGATCATTCTTCAGAAAATGATAATCAAGCAAACCCGACAGTGCTTACAGAACATCCCCCGATAAATGAGGCCGTTCTTGCAATCTCTGTAGATGAGAAACCTGTAGATCAAGTGGACATTGCCATAGAAGCTGCACCCACTTCTGTGGGTGACAACAGCATTGAGAATGACATTGTAAATGAACTGGATGCTAGTATTGCTGAAAGTGCAGACTCTCTCCTTGTAAGTTTCCCAACTGATGAAGAACAATGTGGTGGATCGTTTTTGAAAGTTAGAGAAAATGTCATCTGTGGAGGACTTCTCCGACATGAAGCAATTGAAGAAAAAGATTCCGAAGATG atCGATTCAGTGATATTGAACGCATAAGCGTTCGATCCATGGAGGGTGCCACTCGAAGCCTGAAATTCCAACTTCAGTATGAGACAGATTGCCCTGAGATGAAGGTAGAAACTACAACCAAAGCACCTGTAAGAAAGACTGTGACGCTCCTCCAGTACCTTCTGGGGTGGTATCGATAG